The following are encoded together in the Lactuca sativa cultivar Salinas chromosome 1, Lsat_Salinas_v11, whole genome shotgun sequence genome:
- the LOC111909921 gene encoding root allergen protein-like, whose amino-acid sequence MAVITSEFEIASSLPASKFFNAYRDFNNIAPKVDPETYKTLVDIEGDGGAGTIRDISFGDGVPFTNGKLKLDVVDSNNFSIIYTIFEGDILMGQLDSMTHHVKFIPSPDGGCVYKPTVMYNCKGETQLPEEALNMVKEGFKKTFNAIEGFIHANPQTY is encoded by the exons ATGGCAGTTATAACTTCTGAGTTCGAGATTGCATCTTCCCTCCCAGCTTCCAAATTTTTCAATGCCTATCGCGACTTTAACAACATTGCACCAAAGGTCGATCCAGAAACATACAAAACCCTAGTGGACATCGAAGGTGATGGAGGCGCTGGAACTATCAGGGACATCTCTTTTGGCGATG GCGTCCCATTTACAAATGGAAAGTTGAAACTTGACGTTGTAGATAGCAACAACTTTAGTATTATATACACAATCTTTGAAGGAGACATCTTGATGGGACAACTAGATTCGATGACTCATCATGTGAAGTTTATACCTTCACCTGATGGAGGATGTGTATACAAGCCTACCGTTATGTATAATTGTAAAGGTGAAACTCAGCTTCCGGAGGAAGCTCTCAATATGGTAAAAGAAGGATTCAAAAAAACTTTCAACGCGATTGAGGGTTTTATCCATGCAAATCCTCAAACTTATTGA
- the LOC111909924 gene encoding root allergen protein, whose translation MAVITSEFEIASSLPASKFFNAYRDFNNIAPKVDPETYKTLVDIEGDGGAGTIRDISFGDGVPFTNGKLKLDVVDSNNFSIIYTIFEGDILMGQLDSMTHHVKFIPSHDGGCVYKPTVVYNCKGETQLPEEALNMVKEGFKKTFNAIEGFIHANPQTY comes from the exons ATGGCAGTTATAACTTCTGAGTTCGAGATTGCATCTTCCCTCCCAGCTTCCAAATTTTTCAATGCCTATCGCGACTTTAACAACATAGCACCAAAGGTCGATCCAGAAACATACAAAACCCTAGTGGACATCGAAGGTGATGGAGGCGCTGGAACTATCAGGGACATCTCTTTTGGCGATG GCGTCCCATTTACAAATGGAAAGTTGAAACTTGACGTTGTAGATAGCAACAACTTCAGTATTATATACACAATCTTTGAAGGAGACATCTTGATGGGACAACTAGATTCGATGACTCATCATGTGAAGTTTATACCTTCACATGATGGAGGATGTGTATACAAGCCTACCGTTGTGTATAATTGTAAAGGTGAAACTCAGCTTCCGGAGGAAGCTCTCAATATGGTAAAAGAAGGATTCAAAAAAACTTTCAACGCGATTGAGGGTTTTATCCATGCAAATCCTCAAACTTATTGA